The following DNA comes from Eriocheir sinensis breed Jianghai 21 chromosome 5, ASM2467909v1, whole genome shotgun sequence.
cagaagagctgtttgggtggagcctccccacacgtgagatgcatactccatacgagggcggacaaggtccctgtatatggatagcaactgcgcgggggagaagaactggcggagacgatatatatatatatatatatatatatatatatatatatatatatatatatatatatatatatatatatatatatatatatatatatgtatatattttgcttttcctttgcctCGCCTTTTGTAGGACATAAAAAGTGTGCCATTACCTTCGGACAAGGGCAGGCAACAGACGCAGTTGGGGCCACACTTCTCGTCGGCCTGCACCTCCCCGTGCAGGCACCACTCCCGGCACTGCCCTCGCCCGTGCTGGCACGTGGCTTGAATGTCGCAGCCCTCGGCGGCAACAGCTGAAATATATCATTCTGTATTTACCAGCCAACCAACTCTTAGTGAACGTATGTTTACAGCAGCAGTAACCGAGGTTTATTAATCGATAACAAATATTATGGTAAAACCACAATTTTAAGCAGATAAACAATCCTTGTAATACAATCAGTGATATCTCTACAAACCTCGCTCACCGTTCATCCAAAATGAAtctctgtatctatatctatctatctatctatctatctatctacctatctctcgcCGGCGCCTACAGGAGTGTCAGCTGGCGTGCTAGTGTTACCGTGTTCAGCCTCGACGCAGCACTTGCAGCCGGAGCCCTTGCAGGCGCCGTGCAGCTCCTCTTCTCCCGCGGAACATTTCTTTCTGCATTCGCCGTGGGCATCGATGCATTCATCCTTGGCTCTACATTCTGGAAAGTGGGTTGATCATTGAATATGGCGTTTCGTGTTGCATGCCACATACGATTTTGAGTAATACTTAAGACGAAGTGCTGAGTAGTCTGCGTGCTGACTCGGCGTCCTGGAGGActcaggttcgagtcccacccaCCGATATAAACTGACAGATTTTAGTCATCGGTCATATCATATAGTTATATTTATATCATATAACTATCCCTTTACTATCTAAGTATCGTGGTTTCATCTAACTTGTAGATTTCTTTTGATCTCATGACGGAGCGTCTCAGTGGCACTGCTTTCACCGCAAGCAAGATCGATGAAGTAAAGTTTATTTTGATGTCACGAATGAGTGTATCAAGATCgctgatgaaaagaagaaatactaATAGACCCCAAACCAGTCCTTATGGTTCACCACTGGTGACGCGAGTTCGGTCTGAATTTTCACTAGTTTTCTGAAGCATCTGCGTTCTATCGCTAAGCCACTGTGTGACCGAGCTTCAAACTTGTTCCTGTAACAGCTCTCTGTAAAGTACGGGTTGTCGCCGTGCAGGAGTGGAGTTCTGAATGGTTTGTTCCTTGTATActcgaaggaaaagagaggaaagctgCTTCATTCACAACACTCTTTGAACTTACAGTCGAATAATTTAAATCTTCAGATTGATTGATTACGAAGGGAAAGCTACGGCAGAGGAAAAAGTAAACTTTAGTCATGCCCTCTCattataaaggaagaaaactgtgACAATTTCATCTCGCTTCCTTGCGCATATCATACAGTTATGACAATAATAGAAActacgtaatttttttttcagcaatCGCCTTAAAATGACCGATTAGGGCAGCAGATTTCTTTACCCATCGATTCCTTTTATTTGATACCACACCCATAATGTTTGAGGGCATGAAGGGCAAGCTGTTTTTCAGCAATCACTTACCTTTGGCTGGCGCGCAGCAGTAGCAGTCTTTTCCTTTACAACCATTCACAATCACCTCTTCGTCCGAAGAACACGCGTCCTTgcacgttcctcccttcttccagcaTTTTACCTTTTCGACACAAGCTGAAAAAGTAAGAGCGGCATGACAACCAAACAGTGCATGGTCTTGGTAAGGATCCTAGGTGGTGTGTCTCGCACATCAAGCTGTACACACAAAAACGTATGTTGATATGCATGTGTGTACGGTTGTGTGCTGGTAGAGCGCTACTTTAGCGTTGTGAAACAAAGCATCACACTAGCGTTGCTGAGTATGGCTTATTTTCCATATAGGTAATTCTTTTAGTTCCTGTCACGTTGCTTTAGTGAGCGCTAGAGTACAGCATGAACTAAAGAGCTGTGATCCAGCCATGACCAAATGATCTGGACCAAACTCATGATTCATTTTAGTCATATTCTTACCCGGCTTAGCACCGAATGTTCCATCCGTCCCCACTTCTGCAAGAAATGCAAACGAATGTTTAAATATTCATTCATGGGAAAAATctcccaatattttttttcattcattcatggaaatatcctttttttcattcattcaaggTAAAAATATTCTGCTGTTTTCTACTCACCTTACTTTAGATAGTTCCAAGAGAATCTAGCTAATTAACTTTGGACTTTCGGAGAGATGCTCGTAAGCTAGAatagatacacacatacatacatatgcatatatatatatatatatatagatatatatatatatatatatagagatatttatatatacacacacacacacacacacacacacacacacacacacacacacacacacacacacacacacacacacacacacacacacacaaacgtcagTTTAATGGTTCCCCCTATTGCCACCTCTATTCTAATTCATTTCAATTGTCACTTTCAAGAACAAGGAATGCAATCAGTAACCCTTAGGTTTTTAAGTCTGCCGTGACATCAGACTGATGTTCTTAGTTGCTTTTTGCAGCtccttatttttgtatttatcatATCTTATGAAAAATATTACGTTGCTACATAATGAGTGTTTACAGTCTTGTGTCGTATAAGATTTCCGATCACATATTTGTAGGTGGTTGTTGTTAACCCATTATCTGATGACTGACTGAGAGCTCCGTCGTGTTGTCAAGCAAACAGTAACATCACAGCTCGGCCAAGGGACTCACGGTCGAGGCAGCACCAGCCCTTCCCACAGTCCTTGGTGCCCTCCAGCTTCACGGAGCATTTGTCTCCTTCCCCGACGCACGTGCCCTTCAGGCTGGAGCAGAGCGTTGCTTCCTGCCGTTTAGGAAGGAGGGTGTTACCAAGTTGACGAGGAAATGTGAGGAAAAGAAACGTCAGAAACTTTAAAACTGACAAGTAATTAATTAATCAAACATGCACAAAGAGAATTATGTttaactatccatctatctctatatgCAGTTGTTAGCGTAACTAGCTACGAATCCAccggcccgggttcgaatcccggcccgggctgTTAGCGTGTAGTCTCACCCagcagttcatcctcccttttcggGCTTGTCGATGAATGGTTACCTTGGGaaaacccggatgtcacactggccctgtgtcccagggtgaCGGGCTCATCCCACCACAGCCTCAAGGGCCACACACTTTACATTTTAccccttatctatctatctctatctatctatctatctatctatctatctatctatctagagagagagagagagagagagagagagagagagagagagagagagagagagagagagagagagagagagagagagagagagagagagagagagagagagaattcgtaaTTGTAGTAGATGGTAACTCTGCTGGTGGTCCCGTTTTCACAGATTTATGTACTGGTTGAATTTTCATTGGTGTTGTGTCAGTGCGGGAGTTACAAAAGGTGTAAGAAAGTAACATGCTAATATTTCTGTGCTCAGCAGCATCCTTGGGTATTATGCTTACTACTTACGTTCCTTTGGTGTTACTGTTTGGTTTCATTCAAGGTAAAAACATCCTTCGGACTGGTAAAATCGTCCCCCCCAAACGCTGGCTCTAAATTTGTGCTTTTGAGTGCGGGTATGTGTGACGTCAGAgcgtgggtaggaggagaggttACAGAGCTAACAGCGGCTCAGTCTCAGACTTGACCCCGTGACGTGCAGTGATTTGCAGGACATGCATGGGGAACTTTTCTACACACATACAGCACATACAgcatgtgacaagaggcaaaaaaaattatataccaattctgtagacaatgaaaagaataaataacctgCTCGACAGAGAAATAAATCAAGACAACGGGGAGCTCCGTTGAATGAAGAAGCTCAGCCACATCCAAGACCCAGACCTATACCACtctgacgtcacgggtatgggcggagtttacctataccactttgacgtcacgggtatgggcggagtttacATATACCActttgacgtcacgggtatgggcggagtttacATATACCActttgacgtcacgggtatgggcggagtttacATATACCActttgacgtcacgggtatgggcggagtttacctataccactttgacgtcacgggtatgggcggagtttacctataccattctttgacgtcacgggtatgggcaGAGTTTACCTATACCACTTTGACGTCACGGATATGGGCGGAGTTTACATATACCActttgacgtcacgggtatgggcggagtttacctataccactctttgacgtcacgggtatggggggagtttacctataccactTTGACatcacgggtatgggcggagtttacctataccactctttgaggtcacgggtatgggcggagtttggtaccttgcctgcgcgagggaggggggatgattttacctgtcggtagaCTCTATTTACCTAGATTTCATCAAAGCCAAATCATGATTCTATACAGAAGGAATCAAAACAAGGAGTGAGTCTGCTGTAGTAAAAGAAATCGAAAGTAGTGGCGATCGAAGACTAAGTTGAATGTAATTATCTGACATGACAGTGATCTCGATGCCACGTACAATCACTCGCTGAATATTGGAAAAGaactagtaacacacacacacacacacacacacacacacacacacacacacacacacacacacacacacacaacatgatTGTGTCACCTGATGATCGGAACTGTTGGCGTAAGTTGGGTGCATGGCCGCCGCCAGGAGAAACACAAGCCACCGCCGCATCGTCATGTTGGCGTCCAGGGAGACAAGCGTGATCGGGTTCGCCTGCTGGGCCGGGCACCAAACTCGCTTTACTGAACAATCGAGGCAAGGGACTATTTATATCAGgtgttcccaacctggggtacatacACCGCCAGTGGTaaatttgcacttttcagggggtacattagGTCTGAGAGAACGACCACTGCTGTACAATACAtatgttgtaatctgcattcagatagcacaatgtcgtgtttttcttttcttttcttttttcaatttcctcattttagtaagcaaagcTTTTACTTATGTTATATCAAGAGTAGGGTGAATACCTTTTGTTTCCACTATTATGAAACTTTCCGCGGCCGTAATATGTACCCATACCGGGCCTGAAAAGATCATGTTTGGGTCGTGTATACCGACTCGAGACAGTGGCGACGCAAGGTTGCCAGATGGCAGATTTTTCGGCCAAATTCCTAAAATTTGGGCGTGAAAATAATGAGCTTCTACGGCCAAATTATTTACCCGAATTTTGACGAATCCTATATATCATTATGAAAAATATTATCTCAATCGTACGTTTAATTTCTTCTTACAATTTACTGTCATTGTGTACACATTGATACATATAATTAGATAAAGGTTTAATtgaattattatatattatcgAGTAAAATATTCGTTGTTATTATTTGATGTACATACTGAAAACAAATAATCATTTAGCAACACGTATGACTTGTCAGTCTTTGTACGCATACTATGCGTAAAACCTGAACGTGCAGTGCAGGACGTTAACATGTACGGGTCCTGTACGCTTCGCGCTGGCTCGCTGAGACTGCTTGTAAGCAGCTGTTCAGCGACTGATTTAGTTCAGACTTTAGACTTAGAGCTGTTCGTTGTTCAGTCGTGACGGTCTAGAAGACATATACTTTATAATAGATTTCATTACAGTACAATCTTTTGTTTCACGACTTCGCTCCCATCTTCATTTTCGAGAGAAGTGTTGCAGAGATTTTAGCGTCACGTCTAGCTTGATATCGATCTCTTAATTCAACTCAGCTAACATGTATGGTGCACCGGcagaagatgagggagatgatGTCTTATCTTACTTAACTGTTCCCTTCAGAAATATCTACACCGTCACACCAAAGGTGTGTTTATAATACCATATAAATTACGTATTATTATAGTGTAGCTTCATTTCTTGACTGCAGTACACATTTCCTGTAATTTTGAAAATCTGGCCGACATTTGGACGAAAGAGTAAAAGTGTTTGGCCGATTTGGCCGTGACTGTGTATGAAATTTGACCGTGAAACTTTTCGGCCACCTGGCAACCTGATGGCGGGCAGCATCGGCCGCGGACTGGCCACTGGCCTGAGTTCTTCAGTCCTACCGTCACTCACAGCTAGTAAAGGTGTGATAACGTTCCTCGTCACCAGCACTGTTGCCGTAGCTTTGTTGCAAGAGTTGCATAAAAGTTTACTACACATACTAGAAAAATTTCAGTTTCATCGCTTATTCATTCATAATTATTAGGGGTACACGGGCatctataaaaatgcccaaggggtacagaggtacagaggaacaaaaggtTGTGAACCCATGATTTATATGTCTGCGTCCGACGCTCTCTCCCACACCTGTTTCTATTAACACGCACCCTCACACCCGTTAGAGTACACTTTCCGCATAACGTATGGAAATGTTATATTGGAAAATGTATAGTGTGCCTGAAGGCAGCATACAATGATTGAAGAGACTAACAAATAAAACCGAAAAACATGCACTGATTTGCTTGATTTGTTATGGACTGTGCAAGCATGTCAAGAGAtcaagagactggaagaaagcCTGTTCACAGATGTTTATGAAGAGTGatatgtgtatctctctctctctctacaaagaTGATACCATCAATGATGACGCAACCTTATTATGAAAGACTCAAGCGTCTCAAGCTCTTCAAGTTAGAAAAGAGACGATTACGGGGAGACCTTATACAAGGCTTCACGTCCCTGAACAAGTTTTGCAACGTCGATCACTctaaactcttcacgctacaaaccaacccgagaacaagaaacaacggtaaaagaATTCAATTGCAGCGACCCAGTACGGATACCGTCAGGAGTTCTTCCTCGAAcgaagtcatccgccactggaacagccttccgtttttatttgttttaggtgctgcctatagtgcCGTAGGCTGTCATCAGGGGCCTCCTGGGCCCGTTAGTAACGCAGGCGAATTTTCTTTATAATGGCTGCCGTGATACATGGATCTTGCTAGGCCCATGCTACCCCCGGTGGTCTGAAGTTAGGgatgattgaagatctgggcagcatgttggtGATCTTCCGCCACGCGGCGAtgatttgaaaaatcagcgtgttttggtgggactcgaacctaggttcaTGGGCTCATCAGgaccgcacgctgaccactcggccaccgcctcctgcaGTTGTAGTTAGTGCTGAAAAAATCAGTTAATTTAAGAACCGCATTGCGtaactttgctgcgtcgggagtgaactaaatgTATCCGACAGTACGGACAGAGGCGCTTCAGTCATTTCCGCGGGTCATTTTAGTGACTGACGGATCGATTAAATTACTAAAAGAAGGCTTTCTTCTGACTGTTCGTCCAAgcttccgtgtttcctcctcctcctcctcctcctttacccttgtTAAATTTTTGCCCAAAAGACGCCGAGAACGACTCACCTTATTTTGCATGAATTTTGATTGGCTCATTtcagaagagtggaggaggaggacgataaagtggaggaggaggaagaggaggaggaggaggaggaggaggagggagaggagggtgaggagggataggaggggtaggaggacgaggaggaggaggaactggaaacatggaaaggctGGCTACAGaatgcctattggctcattacgaggtaaCCCGCTCTTATGTTTTAATCtattcgacagtcacttggtgcccgcagagcagatgaaagcacctcggcattcaatttactcctgtcgccacgaaatgaggaggaggaggaggaggaaacatgggcgagcaggcagcagaaagcctattggctcattgcgagacTGCCTGCTTTTAGatatttaatcaatccgtcagccacaggagtggcttgcggaaAGGATAAAAGCACTACTGCccgtactcgtggatacgtttagttcactcccgacgcagcaaagtgacggtcaatgcgatttttaaagcaTTTGGTTATTTCCGCAccaaccactcctgcaggaaggttgttccagtggcggacgactcttaAAAAAATAACGCttgccgatatccgtaaagcatcgtttggcttgaattgttttaccgttgtttcttgtttgcgggttagtttgtagcgtgaagagtttggagtgatcaacattgcttaACTTGTTCAGGTAtctgaagacttgtatcatgtctccctgcagtcgtctcttttccaacgtaaaGAAGTTCAGTCGCTTGTCACTTCCGCTTTCATCCAGTCATTCGTACCGCATTTCCGGTAATAACTGATTCGCGACCACTACTTACCCGATTTCCGGTCTAACATCCCCTACAAACACACATTCGTACCCGATTTCCCGTCTAACATACCCTACATCCGTTTATTCGTTCCCGATTTCCGTTCCCGATTTCCGCTGTAAACAACCCCGGAAAACGACATTGCCGTAAGTCGACCATTTTTCCCACAACCCAAAATGGTCAATGTATGACATTTTATCTTCTACTCGCGTCCTGGGAGTTTGTGTAGTGCGGGCCCAGGAAGATTTTGCAGGCTTGCTtatggacgcgttcaagttgccggcgctgcgtgatgttgatggaggacgACCACGTTGGGGACGCATATGTAAGTTTGGGGAGAACGAatgagtacacgctcgccagtgCACTCTGCCGGTGTCTTCGTGATAAACTCCACGTGGCGCGCCGCTTCACGAGTGCTGCAGACCCATCAGGTGTATGATCTGCATTAGCAGCAGGTGCAGACTCCGCGGTGAGCGACCCAAACAAGTACGTTTCGTGAGGGTTCACAAAGCTCCCGGGAGGGTTCGTCTCCTCGCCGCCCACGTGTCTTGCCGACCCAAGCACCACCCTCAAGACCGACCTGCCCCAGTGTCAAAGaccccatcttttttttccttcttttttacaataaagaaaacagcttaaaggcaaaaaaagaaaacaatattggggaaagaaagcccgctaatcatccccctataaaaaaataaaaaaaaagagtttaaaagagtggccaaaagattgGTCAGTTTCGGGAAGTGAGGTGTCtcaatactcccctcttgaaagaatGCACGTCCTAGGCAgggggaaataaagatgaaggaatattgttccagaggtaaccagtgtaagggatgaaagggtgaagatgctggtaaactcttgcataagtaatttggacagtatagggctgAGCTTGAGcataaagtcgtgtgcagcggggcctcggGAAGGAGGAGatatgcaattagcaagttcagaacagcagtcatcgtgaaaataccgatagaagatagagaggcaacatggcggcgaaatttaagaggtagaagaatgtcagtaagaggaggggagttgatgagacaaagagccttagacttctctgtccaagagagctgtgtgagtggatcccccaCAGACATGAGACGCACACTtcgtacgagggcggacaaggcccttacaTGTAGGCAGCATCTGTGCGACGGAatagaactggcggagacaatacagaacgccaaCCTCGAGGACATAGTAGTCTATCATTCATCTTAtactattttcttctattccttctctgtgCTCGTTTGTTTCATGTAAtttacgtatgtgtgtgtatttcttaatTTTATGCATAAAATGTAAGAATTTTGTCCCAGTATGTAATATGTGTGAGTATATCATAGTACATATTTGACATAGCTCTGCACATAGTCCCTTAACCCCTCCGCTTTGCCATGCCATTGCCATGCACGTCTACATGCCGCTGAGCATCTTTGCACAGACAACATGTGTCTTGTATATGTGGTCAGGCCTTTAAATTGCCCGTGTCCGATTGGCAATACCGAAAACATCAATGTTGCCTATTTGTTTCTCGGTATTTCTTACATTTCTCAGCACCTCTCATGGTCGAGGAGGGAGGTACAAAATATGGCCGCTGGCACGAAGTCAGGGCAAGataattattttcttaattttctggaAACACTTGATTAAAATTCAGATGCTCTCTGATGATTGCACAGAAAATATGACACAGCATTCTGCAATAAAGCTTTACATTATGTATTGCGTTATTTACTTTTTCTCATaaaattttgcttttttttttaaataacggaTAGCTACCAGAGGGAAAGGGTGCCTCCGACGGGGAAGGCTGAAAACATTTCTTGTTgtaaaggagtgagtgagtgagtgtgcgcCCTCTTCACCCCTCAGATAGCTCTTCCTTGGAATGTGCATCATTAATGTTCTTGTATATATCGTTAAGGTAAAAAAATTTATCCCCAGAATAACGCAAGTATTATGAATCTTCAATCCTGATTAAGCGTACTTTTATAGGGCGGCAGAGTAGCATAGATTTTATTTTTACAGTGacggaagt
Coding sequences within:
- the LOC126982737 gene encoding uncharacterized protein LOC126982737; the protein is MTMRRWLVFLLAAAMHPTYANSSDHQEATLCSSLKGTCVGEGDKCSVKLEGTKDCGKGWCCLDQVGTDGTFGAKPACVEKVKCWKKGGTCKDACSSDEEVIVNGCKGKDCYCCAPAKECRAKDECIDAHGECRKKCSAGEEELHGACKGSGCKCCVEAEHAVAAEGCDIQATCQHGRGQCREWCLHGEVQADEKCGPNCVCCLPLSEEEEVKDKQS